In the genome of Yarrowia lipolytica chromosome 1B, complete sequence, the window ACTAGATGCGATGGTTCTCCTCAATTGTACACGTATCTTCGGTCATGTTCAAATAAACACCATTTTATTGTCTACCCTTGTCTATAGAGGATCTCACTGAACCGTGTACGTCTTCTTGGTTAAATTAATAGTCCCATTGATAGCCCAGTTTCCAATCACGTCAGACCGAGTACGGTGAAGTTGTCAGTACATTCAGTACACTACCTACGGTGCTGCAGTGAAATGTAGAAACTGAATGGGTACAGCGTATTGGATAGCGCTGTAGTCCAGTGTCGACGCTCTGTGTAATGTCACAATATCACAATCACTGCCAGAActggtccttcttctctctggtcccctccatcttctcttcaCTGACCTTGATATCGTTGTGGATCTCATCGACCAGAGCCTCCAAACTGGTGAAGTTCTTCTCGGGTCGCAGGTAGCCCAGCACCATTACCTTGATCGATGCGCCGTAGAAGGTATGTGCAAACTTGTGAATGATATGAATCTCGGCCGACTTTTGGTCGTTCTTGTAGAACGGATTCCACCCCACACTCATGACCATGGGCAGAACGGCGTTGATCTCCTGGTCATTGAGCTTGTTGGTGTACTGAAAGTCCACGACCCGGTCTTTCTGGAACTCgctcgtcttcttctcgctGGGCTTGTCGGTTTTGAGGATCTGAACGAGACCGTAGTAGATTCCAGTATCGAGGGCATCAAGCACCGGCACGTCATCAATGGGGATGTTGGCTGTAGGGATCCCGAGATCGGCAGAGCCGCGGCCGTAGCCGGGAATGATGGACGAGGCGAACTTGATGGGGTAGGCGGTGGAAGCGGTCATGAGACGTCTTCGCAGTGGGAGTATGGCGGTTCTGGTGCAACTAATCATCATGAATATTATTGGGAGGTGATTCAAATAAAGTTGGCAGTTAGATGCAATAGCTGATAAGAGCGAGTGGAGGCAGTGGTGATAGGAGTCCGAGAGTTTTGGCGTAATTGGCGGCGTTTGTGCGAGTTGGGGagactttttttcttctttttttcttcttttttttcctttttttacATTTTTGTGATCATTTTCTACTATTTATCGCATGAAGTACGAAACTAATTAAGGTGCAATTGACATTTGCGATAAATGGGATGATGTTGAGTTGGGAGTGATTTAGACAAGCCAGAGGAGCGGAGATAGTTGATTTGAGGGAGTTGTAGAGAGATGGGGTGTATTAAAGTGGTTTGTGTCGTCAGCAGGATGTGGGGATTTTATGGTAGTTTTATCCGAGTAATTAGATAGCTACTCGATGAGTTAAAGGGAAATTCATAACGGTCAGACTTCTTTCACTGTGGCTTGCCACTTGGAGACAgtaaatacaagtacaaatcATGAGATGTACTATATTATATGAAATTAAACAAATTACAGAAAAAATAcagaaaaatgaaaatataaaaaagcCTGAGAGGGCGGGAGGTGCTGATCATGACTGTACAATGGACTTTGCCTGAAGGATAGAAACAATTTCGCCCTGTCCCATGAGATACAGTGAGTCAAGTACATTCAGTTTGAGTACCCGAAACCgaacagtatgtacaagtacaaagTCAACTGAAGACCCAGATTTGTTGAATATGTCAAGTAATGAGACGTCTCAAGAACTTCATCAGaatacagtacgagtacagtatgtactgtaccggtatGAGTACCCTCGTCTGGACTGTATCTAGCAAACAGAGCCCATCCTGCCTTTAGACACTTTCGGCTCACATCTTCGAGTCTCCCCTGCccgtacagtatatacagtatgtactccATCTCGCTAAAATGCCCAacccctacaagtagcagactactgtatgtactgcatGTACCAACAGTGTACCAACCGACCCTCGTATTCCGGTTGCGTCTTATGAGCAAATTTGATACTAGCTCATTGTATATACGCCACGTAAAGTGATATAACGTATATGGCTGCGTTGGTTTTGTCTTGTTAGCGGCTGGCGGAGCGGCTCTACAGAATGGACAGATACTCCGGGCCAAGTTTCTTCCGAACCGGTAGCCGAAAAGAGTGAATTGGACGGGCAACAGTTGTGCTGGCACCAACAAACCAACACGATACAGTGACAGACAGACTCTCTGTTTGTACCAGTCGCGGTGGAAATCACTATAGCTTCGATACCTTCATCACCTCCCCGCCGGGTTTTCGGCTCATGTTTTTGGTCCTGTTCTGGTTACTTTTTCCAGAGGCTGTTCTGAGAGTCCCGAAAAGGACACTTTTACGAGGTCCCAACcgaccaaaaaaaaaatataaaatataaaaaataagTTTACAATAGTCGGCGTCTCATCGGAGCATGCAGCAAAATCTCCAATGTTAAAAGATGAGTGATGAAGAAAAAGCGGGTGTGGATCCAGGTCTGGCACATCCAGAAAAGCCGATTTAGTCCCATTCAGTCAAATAAACCGCGTCAAAAACCTTGAGAACTCAACCGTAtatgtctacaagtacgctACCAACATCCCTGCTCTATCGTattcgtactcgtatgtactgttttTCAGGTGCATTCCACGGACTCCACTGGTCGGCGTTAACGCTCTTTCTCCGTTGTCACCGACTAAAACTGGCGCACTTTAGATCACTTGTACGCTAACAAAGCCACCGCCACGTTTCAGCCATTTTTGAAAGGGTAAGGATACTTGAA includes:
- a CDS encoding uncharacterized protein (Compare to YALI0B01826g, similar to Saccharomyces cerevisiae FMN1 (YDR236C); ancestral locus Anc_8.459, weakly similar to uniprot|Q03778 Saccharomyces cerevisiae YDR236C Hypothetical 24.5 kDa protein), with product MMISCTRTAILPLRRRLMTASTAYPIKFASSIIPGYGRGSADLGIPTANIPIDDVPVLDALDTGIYYGLVQILKTDKPSEKKTSEFQKDRVVDFQYTNKLNDQEINAVLPMVMSVGWNPFYKNDQKSAEIHIIHKFAHTFYGASIKVMVLGYLRPEKNFTSLEALVDEIHNDIKVSEEKMEGTREKKDQFWQ